One genomic window of Elaeis guineensis isolate ETL-2024a chromosome 2, EG11, whole genome shotgun sequence includes the following:
- the LOC105035922 gene encoding zinc finger CCCH domain-containing protein 20: MLSANSPPASVALPNQALGATTLFCMYGVPTSPSTCPPPHPYPHAAKHHVSHPEIPPFAPSHRLINPAALLFFYKPPNPTPVIPTPVSLSHPLVFVFIFSPCPKPGYSLKGEAPRARERESEMAFGEGNHHHPTVQVPPWTMFDDPTAGMQVSFPVSGVTGEAVLAALQRFLPSNNEPLDDSDEPLDSALDAFSCDEFRMYEFKVRRCPRGRSHDWTECPYAHPGEKARRRDPRRFHYSGAACTEFRKTGRCERGDACDLAHGVFESWLHPTRYRTQFCKDGTACRRRVCFFAHTPNQLRVLPQSPRSPTQPAPESYDGSPARRSKNLISSPRSTLISPSVSPTSESPPVSPVGEQAMNEVLTAIRNLQLSKAKSVPCSWRVGMVGGGGFGSPRGVGAFRAGFASLPATPTAAGGGGLVWAEEETEKDGRGTRFEVLGEEEAVEGCSDAGGGSAAVPDLGWISELVK; encoded by the coding sequence ATGCTATCCGCTAACAGTCCGCCTGCAAGCGTGGCGCTTCCAAATCAAGCCCTTGGAGCCACCACGCTATTTTGCATGTACGGCGTCCCTACTTCTCCTTCCACCTGTCCACCGCCTCATCCCTATCCACATGCCGCCAAACATCATGTCTCGCATCCCGAAATACCGCCATTCGCCCCCTCCCACCGCCTTATAAACCCAGCGGCGCTGTTATTTTTTTATAAGCCCCCAAACCCAACCCCGGTTATCCCAACCCCGGTTAGCTTATCCCACCCCTTGGTGTTCGTATTTATATTCTCCCCTTGTCCGAAGCCAGGCTACAGCCTTAAAGGCGAAGCACCGAGagcaagagaaagagagagcgaGATGGCGTTCGGCGAAGGAAATCATCATCATCCGACAGTCCAGGTTCCTCCGTGGACTATGTTTGATGATCCGACGGCTGGGATGCAGGTATCCTTCCCCGTCAGCGGCGTCACCGGCGAGGCGGTGCTCGCCGCGCTGCAGCGCTTCCTCCCGTCGAATAACGAGCCGTTGGACGACTCGGACGAGCCGCTGGACTCGGCGCTCGACGCGTTCTCCTGCGACGAGTTCCGGATGTACGAGTTCAAGGTGCGGCGGTGCCCCCGAGGGCGGTCGCACGATTGGACGGAGTGCCCGTACGCCCATCCTGGCGAGAAGGCCCGCCGTCGGGACCCCCGCCGCTTCCACTACTCCGGCGCCGCCTGCACGGAGTTCCGGAAGACCGGCCGTTGTGAGCGCGGCGACGCTTGCGACCTCGCCCACGGGGTGTTCGAGAGTTGGCTCCACCCGACGCGGTACCGCACCCAATTCTGCAAGGACGGCACCGCCTGTCGCCGCCGCGTCTGCTTCTTCGCCCACACCCCCAACCAGCTCCGCGTCCTACCGCAGagccctcggtcgccgacgcagCCGGCGCCCGAGTCGTACGACGGATCGCCGGCCCGGAGGTCTAAGAATCTGATCTCGTCGCCGAGATCGACGCTGATCTCGCCGTCCGTGTCTCCGACGTCGGAGTCGCCGCCGGTGTCGCCGGTGGGGGAGCAGGCGATGAACGAGGTCCTGACGGCGATTAGGAATCTGCAGCTGAGCAAGGCGAAGTCGGTGCCGTGTTCTTGGAGGGTTGGGATGGTTGGTGGTGGTGGGTTTGGATCGCCTAGGGGAGTTGGGGCGTTCAGGGCGGGGTTTGCTAGCTTGCCGGCGACGCCGACGGCGGCGGGTGGTGGCGGGTTAGTGTGGGCGGAGGAGGAGACGGAGAAGGATGGAAGGGGAACGAGGTTCGAGGTTTTGGGTGAGGAGGAAGCGGTAGAGGGGTGTTCGGACGCAGGCGGAGGCAGCGCCGCGGTGCCGGACTTGGGGTGGATTTCGGAGTTGGTGAAGTAA